In Lacrimispora indolis DSM 755, a genomic segment contains:
- a CDS encoding Nif3-like dinuclear metal center hexameric protein, whose protein sequence is MRCDELIEKLEQLAPPGCACDWDNVGLLAGRSDKEVEKVFIALDATDEVVEQAVRWGADLLITHHPLIFKPLSKINDKDFISRRIMKLIRNDISYYAMHTNFDAAPGCMADAAAAKLGLTDLEVLEKEGVIPRETEEGLEESVYGIGKTGYLKEEMTVREIAALVKERFCLPFVTVYGEAAPGAAVRFVGISPGSGGSLMKPALKAGVKVFITGDMGHHNGIDAAANHMAVIDAGHYGLEYLFLDFIEDYLKKKAGKNLEIRKAEVEFPETFI, encoded by the coding sequence ATGCGATGCGATGAATTAATAGAAAAACTGGAACAGCTGGCGCCGCCAGGCTGTGCCTGTGATTGGGATAATGTGGGCCTTTTGGCAGGCCGCAGTGATAAAGAGGTGGAAAAGGTTTTTATAGCTTTGGATGCTACCGATGAGGTGGTGGAACAGGCTGTTCGTTGGGGGGCGGATTTATTGATCACACACCATCCCCTTATTTTTAAACCTTTGAGTAAGATCAATGACAAGGATTTTATATCCCGCCGTATTATGAAGCTGATCCGCAATGATATTTCCTATTATGCCATGCACACGAATTTTGATGCGGCACCGGGCTGTATGGCTGATGCGGCCGCAGCAAAACTTGGGCTTACAGACTTAGAGGTGCTGGAAAAAGAAGGCGTGATACCCAGGGAAACAGAGGAAGGACTGGAGGAATCGGTATATGGAATCGGGAAAACGGGGTATCTTAAGGAAGAGATGACGGTAAGGGAAATCGCCGCTCTTGTAAAGGAACGGTTTTGCCTTCCGTTTGTCACGGTTTACGGAGAGGCTGCTCCAGGGGCTGCTGTACGCTTTGTGGGCATAAGCCCCGGATCAGGGGGAAGCCTTATGAAACCGGCTCTGAAAGCAGGTGTGAAAGTCTTTATAACAGGTGATATGGGCCACCACAATGGAATCGATGCCGCTGCAAATCACATGGCTGTCATTGATGCCGGCCATTACGGCCTGGAATATTTGTTTCTGGACTTTATAGAAGATTACTTAAAGAAAAAGGCAGGGAAAAACCTGGAAATCCGCAAGGCAGAAGTGGAATTTCCTGAAACATTCATATAA
- a CDS encoding tRNA (adenine(22)-N(1))-methyltransferase — protein MKLSRRLETIASFVPEGSRVADIGTDHGYIPIHLVQEGKAKHAIAMDVREGPLLRARAHIQEAGLQNYVEVRLSDGLLKLEQNEADCVVIAGMGGELMIHILEEGRDLWESISCWVLSPHSELDKVRRFLEEEAFFIWRETMIKEEGKYYSVMGVSRKPGAAAADGREISYRYGRGMLESKDPVLKEYLIKEEEQLEQIMSGLSVSETESARRRMEELKLELAYNKEAQDAMR, from the coding sequence ATGAAGTTATCAAGGCGTTTGGAAACCATCGCTTCCTTTGTTCCGGAAGGAAGCAGAGTTGCTGATATTGGAACCGATCATGGTTATATTCCTATCCATCTGGTACAGGAAGGAAAAGCAAAACATGCCATTGCCATGGATGTGAGGGAGGGCCCCTTGTTACGGGCCCGGGCCCATATCCAGGAGGCCGGCTTACAGAATTATGTGGAAGTCCGTTTAAGCGACGGACTTTTAAAATTAGAACAAAACGAAGCAGACTGTGTGGTCATAGCAGGTATGGGCGGGGAGCTGATGATACATATCCTGGAGGAAGGCCGAGATTTATGGGAGAGCATTTCCTGCTGGGTCCTGTCTCCGCACTCAGAACTGGATAAGGTGCGTAGATTCCTTGAGGAAGAGGCATTTTTTATCTGGAGGGAGACTATGATAAAAGAGGAAGGAAAATATTATTCCGTTATGGGGGTCAGCAGAAAACCGGGGGCTGCCGCAGCGGATGGAAGGGAAATTTCCTACCGTTATGGCAGGGGCATGCTGGAATCAAAAGATCCTGTTTTAAAGGAATATTTAATAAAGGAAGAAGAACAGCTGGAGCAGATCATGAGCGGGCTTTCTGTGAGTGAAACCGAGTCAGCCCGGAGAAGAATGGAGGAGCTTAAGCTGGAACTGGCCTATAATAAGGAGGCACAGGATGCGATGCGATGA
- a CDS encoding aspartate carbamoyltransferase regulatory subunit, with protein MLNISGLKEGIVLDHIEAGKSLEIYYNLGLDKLDCQVAIIKNARSNKMGKKDIIKIEGGLDHIDLDILGYIDHNITVNIIRDNLIVEKKALSLPKKITNVIHCKNPRCITSIEQGLPHVFYLADEDKEVYRCRYCEEKYSK; from the coding sequence ATGTTAAATATCAGCGGATTAAAAGAAGGAATCGTATTAGACCACATAGAAGCCGGAAAAAGCCTTGAAATTTATTATAACCTGGGTCTGGACAAGCTGGACTGCCAGGTAGCTATCATCAAGAATGCCAGAAGTAATAAGATGGGAAAAAAAGACATCATAAAAATAGAAGGCGGCTTAGATCATATTGACCTGGACATCTTAGGTTATATTGACCATAACATTACAGTCAACATCATTCGGGATAATCTGATCGTGGAAAAGAAAGCCTTAAGCCTTCCCAAAAAGATCACCAACGTGATTCACTGCAAGAATCCCCGCTGCATCACCTCCATCGAGCAGGGACTTCCCCATGTATTCTATCTCGCCGATGAAGACAAAGAAGTTTACCGCTGCAGATACTGCGAGGAAAAATACTCGAAATAG
- a CDS encoding nucleoside kinase, translating into MAIVTIDGAAKEYPIGTSYQEIAKEYQHQYENDILLVSINGKLSELHKTVQFDCNLRFFTGKDQPGIQTYHRSAIFLMMKAFYDVAGAENIEKVTVDFSLGKGYYIEPHGDVKLTEDLLSRVKARMKDYVSQKIPIMKRNVNTDDAIELFHKHRMYDKERLFRYRRVSRVNIYSIGGFEDYYYGYMVQNTGYIKYFDLILYDDGFMLMLPQKENPEEVPVFEAEAKRKLFQVLKESVKWGERLNVSHVGALNEEIAAGNINELILIQEALQEKKIAEIAGKIGADRSKKFVMIAGPSSSGKTTFSHRLSVQLKAQGMIPHPIAVDDYFVNRVDSPRNPDGSYNYEVLECLDIEQFNKDMTALLAGETVEMPRYQFKTGVREYRGDYLKLGKDDILVIEGIHCLNDRLSYSLPKESKFRVYVSALTQLNVDEHNRIPTTDCRLIRRMVRDARTRGASAHDTIRMWPSVREGEEEYIFPFQESADMMFNSATVYELSVLKQYAEPLLFGIPRESPEYMEAKRLLKFLDYFLGVNSEDIPRNSIVREFIGGSCFKV; encoded by the coding sequence ATGGCAATTGTTACTATAGACGGCGCAGCAAAGGAATATCCAATTGGTACGTCTTATCAAGAAATTGCAAAGGAATATCAGCACCAGTACGAAAACGACATTTTACTGGTCAGTATAAACGGAAAGCTGAGTGAACTCCATAAAACAGTCCAGTTTGACTGCAACCTTCGTTTTTTTACAGGGAAAGACCAGCCAGGAATCCAGACCTATCACAGAAGTGCTATTTTTCTTATGATGAAGGCCTTTTATGACGTGGCCGGAGCGGAAAATATTGAAAAGGTCACTGTGGATTTTTCTCTTGGAAAAGGCTATTACATTGAACCCCATGGAGATGTCAAGCTGACAGAAGATCTGCTTTCCAGGGTAAAGGCCCGCATGAAGGATTATGTGAGCCAGAAAATCCCGATTATGAAACGGAATGTAAACACCGATGATGCCATTGAGCTGTTTCACAAACACCGGATGTATGACAAGGAAAGATTATTCCGCTATCGCCGGGTTTCCCGCGTTAACATTTACAGCATAGGCGGTTTTGAAGATTATTATTATGGATATATGGTACAAAATACCGGATATATTAAGTATTTTGATCTGATATTATACGATGACGGCTTTATGCTCATGCTGCCCCAAAAGGAAAATCCGGAAGAGGTGCCTGTATTTGAGGCAGAGGCAAAGCGAAAGCTGTTCCAGGTGTTAAAGGAAAGCGTAAAATGGGGGGAACGGCTGAACGTTTCCCATGTTGGAGCTCTTAATGAAGAAATTGCAGCCGGCAATATCAATGAGCTGATTTTGATACAGGAGGCGCTTCAGGAAAAGAAAATTGCGGAGATCGCGGGAAAGATAGGAGCTGACAGGAGCAAGAAATTTGTCATGATCGCCGGGCCTTCTTCATCCGGGAAAACCACCTTTTCCCACCGCCTGTCCGTTCAGTTAAAGGCTCAGGGAATGATCCCGCACCCCATTGCCGTAGATGATTACTTTGTAAACCGGGTAGACAGTCCCAGAAATCCGGATGGCAGCTATAATTATGAGGTTTTGGAATGTCTTGACATTGAACAGTTTAATAAAGACATGACGGCCCTCTTGGCCGGAGAGACTGTGGAGATGCCGCGGTATCAGTTTAAGACGGGAGTCCGGGAGTACAGAGGTGATTATTTAAAGCTTGGAAAAGATGATATCCTGGTCATTGAGGGGATTCATTGTTTAAATGACAGGCTGTCTTATTCTCTTCCAAAGGAAAGTAAATTCCGTGTATATGTAAGCGCTCTGACTCAGCTGAACGTAGATGAGCACAACCGGATTCCCACAACTGATTGCCGACTGATCCGGCGGATGGTGCGGGATGCCAGAACAAGAGGCGCTTCTGCACATGACACCATACGAATGTGGCCCTCGGTAAGGGAAGGAGAGGAAGAATATATTTTCCCCTTCCAGGAGTCTGCTGATATGATGTTCAATTCCGCCACGGTTTATGAGCTGTCTGTGTTAAAGCAGTATGCGGAACCGCTGTTGTTTGGTATTCCAAGAGAATCCCCCGAATATATGGAAGCAAAGCGTCTGTTAAAATTCCTCGATTATTTTCTTGGGGTCAACAGCGAGGATATTCCCCGTAATTCCATTGTCAGAGAGTTCATCGGAGGAAGCTGTTTTAAAGTTTAG
- the dnaG gene encoding DNA primase: MRYSEEVIEEVRMKNDIVDVISGYVKLQKKGSNYFGLCPFHNEKSPSFSVSPAKQMYYCFGCGAGGNVLTFVMEYENYSFSEALKVLADRSGVKLPAAEYSKEAREQEDLRSALLEINKLAASYFYYQLKKTQGEAGYRYLRDRQLSDETITKFGLGYSNKTSDDLYRYLKSKGYGDSLLKQTGLVTIEERGTYDKFWNRVMFPIMDVNNRVIGFGGRVMGAGEPKYLNSPETKLFDKSRNLYGLNYARLSREKYILICEGYMDVIAMHQAGFTNAVASLGTAFTLQHAQLLKRYTDKVVLTYDSDGAGIKAAIRAIPILKEAGMSIRVLNMQPYKDPDEFIKNLGAEAFRQRIEEARNSFLYEIDVLKKNYKMDDPEQKTAFYNQVARKLLEFPEALERENYLEAVSREYFINYEDLKRLVNRLGASLGPSVSAPREEEGNLKTQRKKEKEDGVKQSQRLLLTWLIENPLLFDKIEGVITPDDFIEELYHKVARMVFDGHAAGTLNPAEILNHFINDEDQYRAVAGLFHASLKESLDNEEQKKAFSETIMKVKKNSLDHASRHAAGIIELQNIIKEQAALKDLHISLD; this comes from the coding sequence ATGCGATATTCGGAAGAAGTGATTGAAGAGGTCCGGATGAAGAATGACATCGTGGATGTGATCTCGGGATACGTCAAGCTGCAGAAAAAGGGAAGCAATTATTTTGGCCTGTGTCCTTTTCACAATGAAAAGTCTCCTTCCTTTTCCGTATCCCCTGCCAAGCAGATGTATTATTGTTTTGGCTGCGGTGCAGGAGGAAACGTATTAACGTTTGTCATGGAATATGAAAATTATTCCTTTTCCGAGGCATTAAAAGTTCTGGCAGACCGGTCAGGCGTGAAGCTTCCTGCGGCAGAATATAGCAAGGAGGCCAGGGAACAGGAGGATCTTCGGTCCGCCCTTTTGGAGATCAATAAGCTGGCCGCCAGTTATTTTTATTACCAGCTTAAAAAAACTCAGGGGGAGGCCGGTTACCGCTATTTAAGGGACAGGCAGTTAAGCGATGAAACCATAACCAAGTTCGGGCTGGGCTATTCCAATAAGACCAGCGATGACCTTTACCGTTATTTAAAGAGCAAGGGATATGGCGACAGCCTCCTAAAGCAGACCGGACTGGTGACCATTGAGGAACGGGGAACCTATGATAAGTTCTGGAACCGGGTGATGTTTCCCATTATGGATGTGAACAACCGGGTCATTGGTTTCGGAGGCCGGGTCATGGGAGCCGGAGAACCCAAGTACTTAAATTCTCCGGAGACAAAGCTCTTTGATAAGAGCCGGAATCTATACGGACTTAATTATGCCAGGTTATCACGGGAAAAGTACATATTGATCTGCGAGGGCTACATGGATGTGATCGCAATGCACCAGGCCGGATTCACCAATGCGGTGGCTTCCCTGGGAACGGCGTTTACCCTCCAGCATGCCCAGCTCTTAAAACGGTATACGGATAAGGTGGTTCTCACTTATGACAGCGACGGTGCTGGTATTAAGGCTGCCATCCGTGCCATCCCCATTCTAAAGGAAGCAGGAATGTCCATTCGCGTGCTCAACATGCAGCCTTACAAAGATCCCGATGAATTTATAAAGAATCTGGGAGCAGAAGCGTTCCGCCAGCGGATCGAAGAGGCCCGCAACAGTTTCCTGTATGAAATTGACGTGTTGAAAAAAAATTATAAAATGGATGATCCGGAGCAGAAAACAGCATTCTACAATCAGGTAGCCAGAAAGCTTCTGGAATTTCCGGAGGCCCTGGAACGGGAGAATTATTTAGAGGCAGTATCCAGGGAGTATTTTATAAATTACGAGGATTTAAAACGTCTGGTCAACCGTTTGGGCGCTTCTCTGGGACCGTCTGTTTCCGCTCCCAGGGAGGAAGAGGGAAACCTAAAAACCCAGCGAAAAAAGGAAAAGGAAGATGGCGTAAAGCAGTCCCAAAGGCTGCTTCTTACGTGGCTCATTGAAAATCCATTATTATTTGATAAGATTGAAGGAGTGATCACTCCGGATGATTTTATAGAAGAACTGTATCACAAGGTGGCACGGATGGTTTTTGACGGACACGCTGCCGGAACATTGAATCCGGCCGAGATCTTGAATCATTTCATAAATGATGAGGATCAATACCGGGCAGTCGCAGGTCTTTTTCATGCGAGCTTAAAAGAGTCCCTAGATAATGAAGAACAAAAAAAGGCGTTTTCGGAAACGATTATGAAGGTGAAAAAAAACAGTCTGGATCATGCCAGCCGCCATGCAGCAGGGATTATAGAACTGCAGAATATTATAAAGGAACAGGCTGCGTTAAAGGATTTGCATATTTCGCTGGATTAG
- a CDS encoding ABC transporter ATP-binding protein has product MIQVKNLYKVYKVGNTKVYALNGVDFTIYKGEFCAIVGPSGSGKSTLLNMLAGLEKPTKGEIVIGKSHIEKLSENQLVSFRRKHVGFIFQSYNLLQTMNAVENVAMPLSFRGVSKKVRNEKAREYIKLVGLEKQMKHMANEMSGGQQQRVGIARALAVDPQIIFADEPTGNLDSKTTREILSLMQKIVREQNQTLVMVTHDNYIAKFADRQFHIVDGKIIKIEEQHHEDTKEDMVNEQG; this is encoded by the coding sequence ATGATTCAGGTCAAGAATCTCTATAAGGTGTACAAAGTGGGAAACACAAAGGTCTATGCATTAAACGGCGTAGACTTCACCATATACAAAGGGGAATTTTGTGCAATCGTAGGCCCATCCGGATCCGGTAAATCCACTCTTTTAAATATGTTGGCAGGTCTTGAAAAGCCCACAAAGGGAGAGATTGTCATTGGCAAAAGCCATATTGAAAAGCTTTCAGAAAATCAGCTGGTATCGTTTCGCAGAAAGCATGTGGGTTTTATTTTTCAGTCTTATAACCTATTACAGACAATGAATGCGGTAGAGAACGTGGCCATGCCTTTGTCATTTCGGGGAGTGTCAAAGAAAGTGAGGAATGAGAAGGCGAGAGAGTACATAAAGCTGGTAGGGCTAGAGAAGCAGATGAAGCATATGGCCAATGAAATGTCAGGCGGCCAGCAGCAGAGGGTCGGCATTGCAAGAGCATTGGCGGTAGATCCCCAGATCATCTTTGCAGATGAGCCAACCGGAAACCTGGATTCCAAGACGACCAGGGAAATTTTAAGCCTGATGCAGAAAATCGTGAGGGAGCAGAATCAGACTCTGGTCATGGTAACTCATGATAATTATATTGCAAAGTTTGCAGACAGACAGTTCCATATAGTTGATGGAAAAATTATTAAAATCGAAGAACAGCATCATGAGGATACGAAGGAGGATATGGTAAATGAACAAGGGTAG
- a CDS encoding deoxyguanosinetriphosphate triphosphohydrolase — MNIRESTEQWEEAYLSPYAAFSKNSRGREREEQACDIRTAYQRDRDRIIHCKAFRRLKHKTQVFLAPEGDHYRTRLTHTLEVSQIARTIAKSLRMNEDLTEAIALAHDLGHTPFGHSGEAILNKICSEGFAHYKQSVRVVEVLEKNGMGLNLTWEVRDGILNHRTSGRPSTLEGGIVRLSDKIAYINHDIDDAIRARMFVEEDLPECYTGILGHSVRERLNNLIHDIIGNSYGRPEIIMSPDMEKAMQGLRTWMFDNVYKSDIPKAEEGKAQHLIVMLFNYYMEHPDKLPEEYRTLMEEGQAGRERAVCDYIAGMSDSYSIDRFEELFVPKAWKTV, encoded by the coding sequence ATGAATATCAGGGAATCCACGGAACAATGGGAGGAAGCATATTTAAGTCCTTATGCCGCTTTCAGTAAAAACAGCAGAGGAAGAGAGCGGGAAGAGCAGGCTTGTGATATCCGGACTGCTTATCAACGGGACCGGGACCGGATCATTCACTGTAAGGCATTTCGCAGGTTAAAACACAAAACTCAGGTTTTTCTGGCTCCCGAGGGGGACCATTACAGAACCAGGCTGACCCATACCCTGGAGGTATCCCAGATTGCCAGGACCATAGCCAAGTCCCTGCGGATGAACGAGGACTTAACGGAGGCCATAGCACTGGCTCATGACCTGGGCCATACTCCTTTCGGCCATTCCGGGGAAGCGATTTTAAACAAAATCTGCTCCGAAGGTTTTGCCCACTATAAGCAGAGCGTCCGGGTGGTGGAGGTTTTGGAAAAGAACGGCATGGGCTTAAATCTCACATGGGAGGTCCGGGATGGGATATTAAATCATCGCACCAGCGGCCGCCCGTCCACATTGGAGGGAGGCATTGTCCGGCTGTCGGATAAAATTGCCTATATCAACCATGACATTGACGACGCCATCAGGGCCAGGATGTTTGTGGAAGAGGACCTTCCGGAATGCTATACGGGTATTCTGGGGCACAGTGTCCGTGAAAGGCTTAACAACCTGATCCATGATATCATCGGCAACAGCTATGGGAGGCCTGAGATCATCATGTCCCCGGATATGGAGAAAGCCATGCAGGGACTGCGCACCTGGATGTTTGATAACGTCTATAAAAGCGATATCCCGAAAGCAGAAGAAGGAAAAGCACAGCATCTCATTGTCATGCTTTTTAATTATTATATGGAACACCCGGACAAGCTTCCGGAGGAATACCGCACCTTAATGGAGGAGGGGCAGGCCGGCAGGGAACGGGCGGTCTGCGATTACATTGCAGGCATGAGCGACAGCTATTCCATTGATAGATTTGAAGAGCTGTTTGTCCCGAAAGCGTGGAAAACGGTTTAA
- the rpoD gene encoding RNA polymerase sigma factor RpoD: MDENVKKTADKMVGSRKTEEEQAAEAKALEAAAAFEEKLNQLLLLAKKKRNVLENQEILDFFVGENLDSDKLDQIFDFLESNKVDVLQIGGEDLELDEDLFIEEDIEEEEEIDMETIDLSVPEGISVEDPVRMYLKEIGKVPLLSSEDEIELAKKIELGDEDAKQRLTEANLRLVVSIAKRYVGRGMQFLDLIQEGNLGLIKAVEKFDYRKGYKFSTYATWWIRQAITRAIADQARTIRIPVHMVETINRLVRVSRQLLQELGREPVPEEIAARADMQVERVREIMKVSQEPVSLETPIGEEEDSHLGDFIQDDQVAVPADAATFTMLHEQLMEVLDTLTEREQKVLKLRFGLDDGRPRTLEEVGKEFNVTRERIRQIEAKALRKLRHPSRSKKLKDYLDD; this comes from the coding sequence ATGGACGAAAATGTGAAGAAGACAGCAGATAAGATGGTGGGATCGAGAAAAACAGAAGAGGAGCAGGCCGCAGAGGCTAAGGCTTTGGAAGCAGCCGCTGCATTTGAGGAAAAATTAAACCAGCTTCTTCTTTTGGCAAAAAAGAAACGGAATGTACTGGAAAACCAGGAAATTCTGGATTTTTTTGTAGGAGAGAATCTGGACTCGGATAAGCTGGATCAGATCTTTGATTTTCTGGAAAGCAATAAGGTGGACGTACTTCAAATCGGCGGTGAAGATTTGGAGCTTGATGAAGATCTTTTCATTGAGGAGGATATCGAGGAGGAAGAAGAGATCGATATGGAAACGATCGATCTGTCTGTTCCGGAAGGTATCAGTGTGGAGGACCCGGTCCGCATGTACTTAAAAGAGATCGGCAAGGTTCCCCTTCTTTCCAGTGAGGATGAAATTGAGCTCGCCAAGAAGATCGAGCTGGGCGACGAGGATGCAAAGCAGAGGCTGACGGAAGCCAACTTACGTCTGGTAGTCAGCATTGCCAAGCGCTATGTCGGGCGGGGAATGCAGTTTTTAGACCTGATCCAGGAAGGAAACTTAGGTCTTATTAAAGCTGTTGAAAAGTTTGACTACAGGAAAGGATATAAGTTCAGTACCTATGCAACCTGGTGGATCAGACAGGCAATCACCCGTGCTATTGCGGACCAGGCCCGTACTATCCGCATTCCGGTTCACATGGTGGAGACAATCAACCGCCTGGTCCGTGTATCCAGACAGCTTTTGCAGGAGCTGGGACGGGAGCCGGTGCCGGAGGAGATCGCAGCCAGGGCAGACATGCAGGTGGAACGGGTCAGGGAAATCATGAAGGTATCCCAGGAACCGGTCTCCCTAGAGACTCCCATCGGAGAGGAAGAGGACAGTCACCTGGGTGATTTTATCCAGGATGACCAGGTAGCAGTTCCTGCTGATGCCGCTACCTTTACCATGCTCCATGAACAGCTGATGGAGGTGCTTGACACCCTGACAGAGAGGGAACAGAAGGTTTTAAAACTGCGTTTCGGTCTTGATGACGGGCGGCCAAGGACCCTGGAAGAAGTGGGAAAAGAATTTAATGTTACGAGAGAACGGATTCGCCAGATAGAAGCAAAAGCATTGCGTAAACTGCGCCATCCCAGCAGAAGCAAGAAGCTTAAGGACTATCTGGATGATTAA
- the pyrB gene encoding aspartate carbamoyltransferase — protein sequence MRHLLNPLDFSVEETGQLLDLAKDIEENLPKYSHVCDGKKLATLFYEPSTRTRLSFEAAMLSLGGSVLGFSSADSSSAAKGESVADTIRVLSCYADICAMRHPKEGAPLVAANHSTIPVINAGDGGHQHPTQTLTDLLSIRSLKGRLNDLTIGLCGDLKFGRTVHSLINALVRYENIKFILISPPELRVPEYIREDVLKANNIEFLEMDSLDEAMPSLDILYMTRVQKERFFNEEDYIRLKDCYILDKKKMKLAKEDMYVLHPLPRVNEISVEIDEDPRAAYFKQAQYGVYVRMALIMTLLEVEKSC from the coding sequence ATGAGACATTTACTTAACCCGTTAGACTTTAGTGTGGAAGAAACCGGACAACTTTTAGATCTGGCAAAAGATATCGAAGAAAATCTTCCAAAATATTCTCATGTATGCGATGGAAAAAAATTAGCGACATTATTTTATGAGCCAAGTACAAGAACTCGTTTGAGTTTTGAGGCTGCCATGTTAAGTTTGGGCGGCAGTGTACTAGGCTTTTCTTCTGCTGACTCCAGTTCTGCCGCAAAAGGAGAAAGTGTCGCTGACACCATTAGGGTCCTTTCCTGCTACGCAGACATATGTGCCATGAGACATCCAAAAGAAGGGGCTCCGCTGGTCGCTGCCAATCATTCCACCATACCGGTAATCAATGCGGGAGACGGAGGCCACCAGCACCCGACCCAGACATTGACTGATCTGCTTTCCATACGTTCTTTAAAAGGCCGCTTAAATGATCTGACCATCGGCCTTTGCGGTGATTTAAAATTTGGCCGTACTGTCCACTCTCTCATTAACGCTCTCGTACGATATGAAAACATCAAATTTATCTTAATTTCTCCCCCAGAACTGAGAGTGCCTGAATACATCCGGGAAGATGTACTGAAGGCCAACAACATTGAATTTTTGGAAATGGACAGCCTTGATGAAGCCATGCCGTCTCTTGATATCCTTTATATGACCAGGGTTCAGAAGGAACGCTTCTTCAACGAAGAAGACTATATCCGCTTAAAAGACTGCTACATTCTGGACAAAAAGAAAATGAAGCTTGCAAAAGAAGATATGTATGTTCTTCATCCCCTTCCAAGAGTCAACGAAATTTCAGTGGAGATTGACGAAGATCCCAGAGCTGCCTACTTTAAGCAGGCACAATACGGCGTGTACGTGCGCATGGCCCTTATCATGACATTACTGGAGGTAGAAAAATCATGTTAA